The window CCGGCCTGCTCTACTACAACTCCACCAGTGAGGCCACCGGCCTGGCGACGATCACCATCGCCTTCGAGCCGGGTTCGAACAACGACCTGAACTCGGTCGAAGTGCAGAACCGCCTCAAGCGCGTGGAAGCCCGCCTGCCGGCCGAGGTGCGCCAGCAGGGCGTGCGCGTGGACAAGGCCGGGAACAACTACATGATGTTCCTGACCGTGTCGTCGAAGTCGGGCCGGACCGATGCCATCACGCTGGGCAACTACGTGTCGGCCAACCTGCTCGACTCGATCCGCCGCGTGCCCGGCGTCGGCCAGGCCGACCTGTTCGGTACCGAGTACGCGATGCGCGTCTGGCTGGACCCGGCCAAGCTGACCGGCTTCAACCTGACGCCCAAGGACGTCACCGCGGCCATCTCCGAGCAGAACGTCCAGGTCGCCGTGGGCGAGCTGGGCGGCACCCCCTCGCCCAAGGGCACCGAGCTGAACGCCACGGTGACCACCGAGAGCCGCCTGACCACGCCCGAGCAGTTCGCCAACATCCTGCTGCGCGTGAATCCGGACGGCTCCTCGGTGCGCATCCGCGACATCGGCCGCGTCGAACTGGGCGGTGCCGACTACTCCACGCTGGCCCGCACCAACGGCAAGCCGTCGGCCGCGATCGCCATCAAGCTGTCGCCCAGCGGCAACGCGCTGGCCACCGCCACCGCGGTGCGCGCCAAGATGGAAGAGCTGTCGAAGATCTTCCCCGACGACTACCAGTACTCGGTGCCTTACGACACCTCCGCCTTCGTCAAGATCTCGATCGAGGAAGTGGTCAAGACGCTGCTGGAAGCCGTGGTGCTGGTGTTCCTGGTGATGTACCTGTTCCTGCAGAACATCCGCGCCACGCTGATTCCCACGCTGGTGGTGCCGATCGCGCTGCTGGGCACCTTCGGCACGCTGCTGGCCTTCGGCTTCTCGATCAACGTGCTGACCATGTTCGGCATGGTGCTGGCCATCGGTATCCTGGTGGACGACGCCATCGTGGTGGTGGAGAACGTCGAGCGCATCATGAGCGAGGAAGGGCTGTCGCCACGACAGGCCACCCGCAAGGCGATGGGCCAGATCACCGGCGCCATCGTCGGTATCACGCTGGTGCTGACCGCGGTGTTCATCCCGATGGCCTTCTTCTCGGGCTCGGTGGGCAATATCTACCGCCAGTTCTCGGTGTCGCTGATCGCCTCGATGGCCTTCTCGGCGCTGATGGCGCTGTCGCTGACGCCGGCGCTGTGCGCCACGCTGCTCAAGCCGGTGCAGGCGGGCCACCATCATGAGAAGACCGGCTTCTTCGGCTGGTTCAACCGCACCTTCGCGCGCGGTGCCAGCAGCTACCAGAGCGTGGTCGGCCGCGTGCTGGCGCGTACCGGTCGCTACCTGATCGTCTATGCGCTGATCGTCGGTGCGATGGTGGTGCTGTTCAAGCGCCTGCCCTCCTCCTTCCTGCCCGACGAGGACCAGGGCTACATGATCACGGTCGTGCAGCTGCCCAACGGCGCCACCCAGGAGCGCACGCTGGGCGTGCTCAAGCAGATCGAGGACTACTACCTGACCAAGGAATCGAAGGTGGTGGACCAGATGATCACGGTGGCGGGCTTCTCCTTCTTCGGCCGCGGCCAGAACGGCGGTATCGCCTTCGTGCGCCTGAAGGACTGGAAGGAGCGCACGGGCCCGGGCGAGACCGCGCAGGCGATGGTCGGCCGTGCCTTCGGCGCGCTGTCGGGCATCAAGGACGCCATCATCTTCCCGCTCAACCCGCCGGCGATCTCTGAGCTGGGCAACTCCTCGGGCTTCGACTTCCGCCTGCAGGACCGCTCCGGCCAGGGCCACGCCAAGCTGATGGAAGCCCGCAACATGATGCTCGGCATGGCGGCCAAGAATCCCGCCCTGGCCGGCGTGCGTCCGGAAGGGCAGGAAGACGCGCCGCAGCTGCAGATCGACATCGACCGCGAGAAGGCACGCGCGCTCGGCGTCGCCGTGGCCGACATCAACAGCACGCTGTCGGTCGCCTTCGGCTCGCTGTACGTCAACGACTTCATCTACGAAGGCCGCGTGCGCAAGGTGATCGCGCAGGCCGAAGGCAACGACCGCAAGCTGCCCGACGACCTGAGCAAGCTGCGCGTGCGCAATGCCAACGGCGACATGGTGGCGTTCTCGGCCTTCTCCACCTCGAAGTGGGTGATGGGTTCGCCGCGCCTGGAGCGCTACAACGGCCTGTCCGCGGTGAAGATCGCCGGCCAGCCGGCGCCGGGGCACAGCACCGGCGAGGCGATGAAGGAGATGGAGGCGATGTTCGCCAAGCTGCCGCCTGGCTTCAGCTACGAGTGGTCCGGCCAGTCGTACGAAGAGCGCCTGGCGGGTTCGCAGGAGCCGATGCTGTACACGCTGTCGATGATCATCGTGTTCCTGTGCCTGGCCGCGCTGTACGAGAGCTGGACGATCCCGGTGGCGGTGCTGCTGGTGGTGCCGCTGGGCGTGCTCGGCGCGCTGCTCGGCGTGACGCTGCGCGGCATGCCCAACGACGTGTACTTCAAGGTCGGCCTGATCGCCACCATCGGCCTGTCGGCCAAGAACGCGATCCTGATCGTGGAGTTCGCCAAGGACCTGCAGGCGCAGGGCAAGGGCCTGGTCGAAGCCACGCTGGAAGCGGTGCACCTGCGCTTCCGCCCCATCCTGATGACCTCGATGGCCTTCATCCTGGGCGTGCTGCCGCTGGCGATCGCCACCGGCGCGGGTTCGGGCAGCCAGCGCGCCATCGGTACCGGCGTGATCGGCGGCATGTTCACTGCCACGGTGCTGGCCATCTTCCTGGTGCCGGTCTTCTTCGTGGTGATCCGCAAGCGCTTCGGCAGCAAGCCGCAGCCGGAGCTGGAACACGGACAGGGCTGGAACGAGCCGCAAAAGGAAATCTGATATGACCAAGACTCTGACCGCACTGCTGCTGGTGGCCGGCGTCCTGTCCGGCTGCACGATGGCGCCGCGCTATGAGCGTCCCGAGGCGCCCGTGGCCGGCGGCTATCCGGCCGCGCCGGAAGGCTATGCCGCCGCCGAGGTGAAGAGCGGCGAGACCCGCCGCGCCACCGAGATCGGCTGGCGCGAGTTCTTCCGCGATGCGCGCCTGCAGGCGCTGATCGCCGCCGCGCTGGAGAACAACCGCGACCTGCGCACCGCGGCGCTGCGCATCGAAGAAGCGCGCGCCCAGTACCAGGTGCAGCGCGCCGACCTGCTGCCCACGCTGAATGCCCAGGCGGGCTACACCCGCCAGCGCTACGCGGCGGCGCAATCGGCCACCGGCCAGCCCTATGTGGCGCAGTTCTACCAGGTCGGCGGCGCCGTCGCCTCGTACGAGCTGGACTTCTTCGGCCGCGTGCGCAGCCTGTCCAACGCCGCGCTGGCGCAGTACTTTTCCACCGAGGAGGCACGCCGCGCCGCGCAGGTCTCGCTGGTGTCGGAAGTGGCCAAGGCCTACCTGTCCGAGCGTTCCTACGCCGAGCAGTACGACCTTGCCGCCGATACGCTGAAGACGCGCCAGGACACCTACGAGTTGTCCAAGCAGCGCTTCGCCGCCGGCGCCACCTCGGCGCTGGACCTGCGCGACAACGAGTCGCTGGTGGCGCAGGCACGCGTGTCGGCCGCGCAGCTGGCGCGCCAGCGCGCGCAGGCGCAGAACGCGCTGGAAGTGCTGGTGGGCAAGCCGATCGCGTCCATCGCCGGCCTGCCCGCGCCGATGCGCCTGTCCGACGAGCGCATCATCAGCGACATCCCGGCCGGGCTGCCGTCCGACCTGCTGGAACAGCGTCCCGATGTGCGCCAGGCCGAGCAGGCGCTGCTGTCGGCCAACGCCAACATCGGCGCGGCGCGCGCGGCCTTCTTCCCGCGCATCACGCTGACCGCCAATGCCGGCACCATCAGTCCGGGCTTCAAGAGCCTGTTCGATGCCGGTACCGGTGCCTGGTCGTTCGCGCCGCAGCTCGTGCTGCCTATCTTCGACTACGGCCGCAACCTCTCCAACCTGGACCTGGCCAATGTGCGCAAGAACATCCAGGTGGCCAACTACGAGAAGACGATCCAGAACGCCTTCGCGGAAGTGGCCGATGCGCTGGTGGCGCGCGGCACGCTGGAAGAGCAGGTGGCAGGACAGGAGCAGGTGCGCGAGGCCGAGGCGGCACGCTACGAGCTGTCGACCATGCGCTTCAAGAACGGTGTGTCGAGCGAGCTGGACCGGCTCGACGCGCAGCGCCAGCTGTTCACCGCGGAGCAGGCACTGGTGCAGGCGCGGCAACTGCGCCTGAACAATGCCATCGACCTGTATCGCGCGCTGGGCGGCGGCCTGGTGGAGACGGGCACGGTGGCCGCCGCGCCGGCGCCGCAGGCCGGCACCGCCACGCAATAAGCAACAGGCAGCAAGTCACAGGCAAGACGGCGCGGCCCGCAGCGCGGGCCGTGCAACCAGGCTGGGCGGAGCGCGCGAGCGCTCCGCCCTTTTTTTTCCGGCGCGCCACCACGCCACCGCGCCGTACCCTACCCCCCCATACCGGGCGGCTATCATCATGGTCATCATGGCAGGACCATCGCGGCGCCCCGCTTGCGGCACCACGATCCTCCAGCACCCGCCAGCGTGGCGGACAGATCACCGGAGACTTCCGTCATGCCGACCCTCCTACCGATGCCCGAACCGTCCGGCCCCGACGCGCCATGAGCGGCAGTCCGGACGGCCATGCGCCGCAGGCAAGCGCCGCGCGCGAGGCGGTACGGCGTGCCGTCGCCACGGTCTGGCGCGAGGAATCGGCCCGCATCGTCGGGGCGCTGGCGCGCCTGGTGCGCGATCTCGGCCTGGCCGAGGAGCTGGCGCAGGATGCGCTGGTCGCCGCGCTGGAACACTGGCCGGCGGACGGCCTGCCGGACAATCCCGGTGCCTGGCTGATGGCCGCCGCCAGGCACCGCGCGCTCGACCAGCTGCGCCACGGCAAGATGCGCGCGGCCAGGCTGGAACAGCTCGGGCAGGAACTGGAGGCGCAGCAGGCCGCGATCGTGCCCGATTTCGTCGATGCGCTCGATGCCGCGCGCGCGGACCCGATCGGCGACGACGTGCTGCGTCTCATCTTCACCGCCTGTCATCCGCTGCTGCCCGCCGCATCGCGCGTGGCGCTGACCCTGAAAGTGGTGGCCGGGCTGAGCACGGCGGAGATCGCGCGCGCCGGGCTGGTGCCGGAGGCCACCGTCGCGCAGCGCATCGTGCGCGCCAAGCGCACGCTGTCCGAGGCGCGCGTGCCGTTCGCGCTGCCGCCGGCGGCAGCGCTGGGCGAGCGCCTGGCCTCGGTGCTGGAGGTGATCTACCTGATCTACAACGAGGGCTACACCGCCACTGCCGGCAGCCACTGGATGCGGCCTGACCTGACCGCGGAGGCGCTGCGGCTGGGCCATATGCTGGCGGCGCTGGCGCCGCAGCGCGCCGAGGTGCACGGCCTGCTGGCGCTGATGGAGCTGCAGGCTTCGCGCGCGGCGGCGCGCACCGATGATGCGGGGCGTCCGGTGCTGCTCGCCGAGCAGGACCGCGCGCGCTGGGACCGCGTGCAGATCCAGCGCGGGCTGGCAGCGCTGGCACATGCCGAGGCGCTGGCGGCGGCGCAGGAGGATGGCCCGGGGCGCTACCAGCTGCAGGCCGCCATCGCCGCCTGCCACGCGCGCGCGGCCAGCGCGGCGCAGACCGACTGGGCCCGGATCGCCGCGCTCTATGGCTTGCTGGGGCGCGTGGCACCCTCGCCGGTGGTGGAGCTCAACCGCGCGGTGGCGGTCGGCATGGCCGAAGGGCCGCAGGCGGCGCTGGAGATCGTCGACACCCTGTGCGGCGACAAGTCGCTGCAGGCCTACCAGTGGCTGCCGAGCGTGCGCGGCGACCTGCTCGCCAAGCTGGGCCGCGAGGCCGAAGCCCGTGCCGAGTTCGAACGTGCGGCCGCGCTGGCCGGCAACGCGCGCGAGCGGGAACTGCTGCTGGCGCGCGCGGCCGCCATGCGCGGCTGAGGCAGGCCGGAGCCGCTCAGAACTTGTAGGAGGCGGCCACGAAGACGATCAGCGGGTTCGGTTCCAGGCGCGTGGTCGAGGACGACAGGATGGTGCCGTTCGAGGCCTTGATGGTCATGGTCGAATCCGTCTTCAGCGGGATATAGGTCAGCGCCGCGGTCAGGCCCCAGTGTTCGGTGAAGTTGTAGGTGCCGCCGATATTGAAGATCGGCGCCCACGAGGGCGATGCGCTGGCTTCCACCGAGGTCGGGCCGGGGATGCCGGCGCCGGCTGCCAGGATGGCGCCGAGGTTGTTGTTGACCGAACTGGCGAAGGCCGGGTTCACCGTGATGTTGGTGAAGAAGTTGTACGACACGCCCAGGCCCAGGAAGGGGCGGAACTTCGAGGTCGGCTCGAGGAAGTGGTACTGCACCATCGCCGCCGGGCTCCACTGGCGCGCCTTGGTGACGATCGGGTTGAGCGAGGGGTCGCCCAGGCTCTGGCGGCCGAGCGCGCCGGCCGGTCCCGGCGGGATCAGCTCGCCGTGGCCGTACAGCTTGAACTCGGGCGGGATGCCGCCCACCCCCGTCACCGCGATGTGGTCGGTGAAGAAGTGGCTGAAGGTCAGGCCCAGCGTATTGGCGTTCGAGCTGGAGATGCCGCTGCCCGGGGCGCTGAAGGTGCTGGGCAGGCCGAGCGGATAGTTGATCGGCGTGTCGGCCAGGCTGGTGGTCAGCGGGCCGCTGGTGCCGCGCGTGTTGATGTAGAACCAGCCGGCCGATACCACGTTGTCGCCGGCCTTCTGGGCGAAGGCGGCGGGAATGGCGGCGCAGGCGGCCAGGCCGGCGAGCAGGCAGTTCAGGGCGAGGCGTCGGATGTTCTTCATGGTCTTGTCTCCCGCGTGAAGCGTGGTTCAGGCTTTCTGTCGTTTTCTGTTGTCGTCAGGCCGGCGGGCGGCGTGGCGCCGCCCGCGCTCTCATTGCACGAAGGCGCCGATGGTGAAGTAGGGGCCGCTGCTCTGCGCCTCGAGGAAACCGAACACGCCCCCGGTGAAGACCAGCTTGCCGAAGGGGCCGCTGCCGGCGGCGGCGTCGCGGCGCGTGGTGGTGACCACGCCCGCCACCGTCTGCGTGTAGTTGAGCGTGTAGGGAGTCGCCAGCGAGGCATTCGAGGCCTGGAACGGGTCGAGCATGGTCGCCGCGGCATCGACCAGCGCGGTGGTGCGGTAGGCGAAGTTGCTGTCGACGCCCACGTACTCGCCGTTGACCGAGCCCACCCCGATGCG of the Cupriavidus malaysiensis genome contains:
- a CDS encoding RNA polymerase sigma factor, yielding MSGSPDGHAPQASAAREAVRRAVATVWREESARIVGALARLVRDLGLAEELAQDALVAALEHWPADGLPDNPGAWLMAAARHRALDQLRHGKMRAARLEQLGQELEAQQAAIVPDFVDALDAARADPIGDDVLRLIFTACHPLLPAASRVALTLKVVAGLSTAEIARAGLVPEATVAQRIVRAKRTLSEARVPFALPPAAALGERLASVLEVIYLIYNEGYTATAGSHWMRPDLTAEALRLGHMLAALAPQRAEVHGLLALMELQASRAAARTDDAGRPVLLAEQDRARWDRVQIQRGLAALAHAEALAAAQEDGPGRYQLQAAIAACHARAASAAQTDWARIAALYGLLGRVAPSPVVELNRAVAVGMAEGPQAALEIVDTLCGDKSLQAYQWLPSVRGDLLAKLGREAEARAEFERAAALAGNARERELLLARAAAMRG
- a CDS encoding efflux RND transporter permease subunit, whose product is MAKFFIDRPVFAWVVALIIVLGGILSILQLPIAQYPNIAPPTVSVTATYPGASAKTLEDSVTTVIEQELNGAPGLLYYNSTSEATGLATITIAFEPGSNNDLNSVEVQNRLKRVEARLPAEVRQQGVRVDKAGNNYMMFLTVSSKSGRTDAITLGNYVSANLLDSIRRVPGVGQADLFGTEYAMRVWLDPAKLTGFNLTPKDVTAAISEQNVQVAVGELGGTPSPKGTELNATVTTESRLTTPEQFANILLRVNPDGSSVRIRDIGRVELGGADYSTLARTNGKPSAAIAIKLSPSGNALATATAVRAKMEELSKIFPDDYQYSVPYDTSAFVKISIEEVVKTLLEAVVLVFLVMYLFLQNIRATLIPTLVVPIALLGTFGTLLAFGFSINVLTMFGMVLAIGILVDDAIVVVENVERIMSEEGLSPRQATRKAMGQITGAIVGITLVLTAVFIPMAFFSGSVGNIYRQFSVSLIASMAFSALMALSLTPALCATLLKPVQAGHHHEKTGFFGWFNRTFARGASSYQSVVGRVLARTGRYLIVYALIVGAMVVLFKRLPSSFLPDEDQGYMITVVQLPNGATQERTLGVLKQIEDYYLTKESKVVDQMITVAGFSFFGRGQNGGIAFVRLKDWKERTGPGETAQAMVGRAFGALSGIKDAIIFPLNPPAISELGNSSGFDFRLQDRSGQGHAKLMEARNMMLGMAAKNPALAGVRPEGQEDAPQLQIDIDREKARALGVAVADINSTLSVAFGSLYVNDFIYEGRVRKVIAQAEGNDRKLPDDLSKLRVRNANGDMVAFSAFSTSKWVMGSPRLERYNGLSAVKIAGQPAPGHSTGEAMKEMEAMFAKLPPGFSYEWSGQSYEERLAGSQEPMLYTLSMIIVFLCLAALYESWTIPVAVLLVVPLGVLGALLGVTLRGMPNDVYFKVGLIATIGLSAKNAILIVEFAKDLQAQGKGLVEATLEAVHLRFRPILMTSMAFILGVLPLAIATGAGSGSQRAIGTGVIGGMFTATVLAIFLVPVFFVVIRKRFGSKPQPELEHGQGWNEPQKEI
- a CDS encoding efflux transporter outer membrane subunit → MTKTLTALLLVAGVLSGCTMAPRYERPEAPVAGGYPAAPEGYAAAEVKSGETRRATEIGWREFFRDARLQALIAAALENNRDLRTAALRIEEARAQYQVQRADLLPTLNAQAGYTRQRYAAAQSATGQPYVAQFYQVGGAVASYELDFFGRVRSLSNAALAQYFSTEEARRAAQVSLVSEVAKAYLSERSYAEQYDLAADTLKTRQDTYELSKQRFAAGATSALDLRDNESLVAQARVSAAQLARQRAQAQNALEVLVGKPIASIAGLPAPMRLSDERIISDIPAGLPSDLLEQRPDVRQAEQALLSANANIGAARAAFFPRITLTANAGTISPGFKSLFDAGTGAWSFAPQLVLPIFDYGRNLSNLDLANVRKNIQVANYEKTIQNAFAEVADALVARGTLEEQVAGQEQVREAEAARYELSTMRFKNGVSSELDRLDAQRQLFTAEQALVQARQLRLNNAIDLYRALGGGLVETGTVAAAPAPQAGTATQ
- a CDS encoding OmpW/AlkL family protein, translating into MKNIRRLALNCLLAGLAACAAIPAAFAQKAGDNVVSAGWFYINTRGTSGPLTTSLADTPINYPLGLPSTFSAPGSGISSSNANTLGLTFSHFFTDHIAVTGVGGIPPEFKLYGHGELIPPGPAGALGRQSLGDPSLNPIVTKARQWSPAAMVQYHFLEPTSKFRPFLGLGVSYNFFTNITVNPAFASSVNNNLGAILAAGAGIPGPTSVEASASPSWAPIFNIGGTYNFTEHWGLTAALTYIPLKTDSTMTIKASNGTILSSSTTRLEPNPLIVFVAASYKF